In Dermacentor albipictus isolate Rhodes 1998 colony unplaced genomic scaffold, USDA_Dalb.pri_finalv2 scaffold_15, whole genome shotgun sequence, the following proteins share a genomic window:
- the LOC135916403 gene encoding uncharacterized protein, with amino-acid sequence MLRKIRLSGALIPSPLLANVESSSESSESDDDDFNRTCEQKFAQLFDVPNRTPKVTGYEKNVVRRYSEKEFRKNFRLPRKSCYALIERFSESSFYPSNQRHGGSPAKTAEEHMLSFIWYAANKASMREVSVLFDTSESTQLGIINRVLNFMCSIAPEEIYFSSNKEAVAKEFEKERQQDIAQHHILQEEELREASQCATTQRESALRHLGELKRSNLAERL; translated from the exons ATGCTACGAAAAATCCGTTTGAGCGGTGCGTTGATTCCCTCACCATTGCTGGCAAACGTGGAATCAAGCAGCGAGAGCTCTGAGAGCGATGACGACGACTTCAACCGTACTTGTGAGCAGAAATTTGCCCAGCTCTTCGACGTGCCTAACAGAACACCGAAAGTCACCGGCTACGAGAAGAATGTTGTTCGGAGGTACTCAGAGAAAGAG ttTCGCAAGAATTTCCGACTCCCCAGGAAATCGTGCTACGCCTTAATTGAGCGTTTCTCCGAATCCAGCTTCTACCCCTCGAACCAACGGCACGGTGGCTCACCAGCTAAAACGGCCGAGGAGCACATGCTTTCCTTCATTTG GTACGCGGCCAACAAGGCTTCCATGAGGGAGGTGTCCGTACTTTTTGACACATCTGAATCAACGCAACTAGGGATTATAAACAGGGTGCTCAACTTCATGTGCAGCATAGCACCAGAGGAGATCTACTTTTCAAGCAACAAGGAAGCTGTTGCAAAAGAATTTGAAAAG GAAAGACAACAAGACATCGCTCAGCATCACATTCTCCAAGAGGAAGAACTCAGGGAAGCAAGCCAGTGTGCCACGACACAGAGAGAGTCAGCCCTGCGGCACCTTGGGGAACTGAAGCGGAGCAACCTGGCAGAGCGTTTATAA